One window from the genome of Pararhizobium gei encodes:
- the purN gene encoding phosphoribosylglycinamide formyltransferase, translating to MIDAARPARKRVVVFISGGGSNMLALVKAASEPDFPAGIVAVISDKADAGGLAKAQALGIPAFSFVRKDYDSKDAHEAAILSTLENLSPDIICLAGYMRLLSATFINAYEGRIINIHPSLLPLFPGLHTHQRAIDAGMREAGCTVHFVTEGMDEGPVILQAKVPVLPDDTADTLAARVLLEEHKSYPIALRLLAEGKVRMDGGKAVRAGD from the coding sequence ATGATCGATGCGGCCAGACCGGCCCGCAAGCGGGTCGTGGTGTTCATTTCCGGCGGCGGCTCCAACATGCTGGCGCTGGTCAAAGCGGCATCCGAGCCCGATTTTCCCGCAGGGATCGTGGCGGTCATCTCGGACAAGGCGGATGCCGGCGGGCTTGCCAAGGCGCAAGCGCTGGGCATCCCGGCATTTTCGTTCGTGCGCAAGGATTATGACAGCAAGGACGCCCACGAGGCCGCAATCCTTTCGACGCTGGAAAACCTTTCCCCTGACATCATCTGCCTCGCCGGCTACATGCGGCTTTTGAGCGCCACTTTCATCAATGCCTACGAAGGCCGGATCATCAATATCCACCCCTCGCTTTTGCCCCTCTTCCCGGGCCTGCACACCCATCAGCGGGCCATCGACGCCGGAATGAGAGAGGCCGGCTGCACCGTTCATTTCGTCACCGAAGGCATGGACGAAGGGCCGGTCATCCTGCAGGCCAAGGTGCCGGTATTGCCGGACGATACGGCCGATACACTGGCGGCACGGGTGCTGCTCGAAGAGCACAAATCCTATCCGATTGCGCTGCGGCTGCTTGCGGAGGGGAAGGTGCGGATGGATGGCGGCAAGGCTGTGCGGGCCGGCGACTGA
- the purM gene encoding phosphoribosylformylglycinamidine cyclo-ligase produces MSETEKNGLTYSDAGVDIDAGNLLVEKIKPHVRSTRRPGADGEIGGFGGLFDLKAAGFKDPVLVAANDGVGTKLKIAIDANKHDTVGIDLVAMCVNDLVVQGAEPLFFLDYFATGKLDPDQGAAIVGGIAAGCREAGCALIGGETAEMPGMYAGGDYDLAGFAVGAAERGQLLPAGDIAEGDVILGLASSGVHSNGYSLVRKIVSLSGLAWDAPAPFGEGTLADVLMTPTRIYVKPLLKAIRETGALKALAHITGGGFPENIPRVLPKHLAAEIDLGAIRPPAVFSWLARTGGVADKEMLRTFNCGVGMIVVVAADDADQVTAVLKAEGETVFALGRMVAREEGAAGTIYTGKLAL; encoded by the coding sequence ATGAGCGAGACGGAAAAGAACGGTCTGACCTATAGCGATGCGGGCGTCGATATCGATGCCGGAAATCTTCTGGTGGAAAAGATCAAGCCGCATGTGCGCTCGACGCGCCGTCCGGGTGCGGATGGCGAGATCGGCGGCTTCGGCGGATTGTTCGATCTCAAGGCCGCCGGTTTCAAGGACCCGGTGCTGGTGGCCGCCAATGACGGCGTCGGCACCAAGCTGAAGATCGCCATCGATGCGAACAAACACGACACGGTCGGCATCGATCTCGTCGCCATGTGCGTCAACGATCTCGTCGTGCAAGGCGCGGAACCGCTGTTCTTTCTCGATTACTTCGCAACAGGCAAGCTTGACCCGGACCAGGGCGCTGCGATCGTCGGCGGCATCGCTGCCGGCTGCCGCGAGGCTGGCTGCGCGCTGATCGGCGGCGAAACCGCCGAAATGCCCGGCATGTATGCCGGCGGCGACTATGATCTGGCCGGCTTTGCCGTTGGTGCTGCCGAACGCGGACAACTGCTGCCCGCTGGCGACATTGCGGAAGGCGACGTTATTCTCGGTCTCGCCTCCTCCGGCGTTCATTCCAACGGCTATTCGCTGGTCCGCAAGATCGTTTCGCTGTCCGGCCTCGCCTGGGACGCACCAGCGCCCTTTGGCGAAGGCACACTGGCCGACGTGCTGATGACGCCGACACGGATCTATGTGAAGCCGCTCCTCAAAGCCATCCGCGAAACCGGCGCGCTGAAGGCGCTCGCCCACATCACCGGCGGCGGCTTTCCGGAGAACATCCCGCGTGTCCTGCCGAAACATCTGGCCGCCGAGATCGATCTTGGCGCCATCCGGCCGCCGGCCGTGTTCTCCTGGCTCGCCAGGACCGGCGGCGTCGCGGACAAGGAAATGCTGCGCACGTTCAACTGCGGCGTCGGCATGATCGTGGTGGTCGCGGCCGACGATGCCGATCAGGTCACCGCAGTGCTGAAGGCCGAAGGCGAAACCGTTTTTGCACTCGGCCGCATGGTCGCCCGCGAAGAGGGCGCTGCGGGCACGATCTACACTGGCAAGCTCGCGCTATGA
- a CDS encoding AI-2E family transporter, with amino-acid sequence MVNKLSGSGLQRQIIFWLLFLAAFIAFLTVFSTILLPFIAGMALAYFLDPVADRLQKLGLSRLMATVVILVGFIVVFALSLVVIIPIVFTQAADFIQKMPGYVGKLQAFVTSPRAGWLPDWIAGQMDTIKQNSAKLLEQGAGFLGTLFQQLWNSGMALLDIVSIFVVTPVVAFYLLLDWDRMVEKVDSWVPRDHVATVRQIARDMDLTIAGFVRGQGSLCIILGMFYGIALSFAGLNFGLLIGLFAGMISFVPYVGSVVGLVLAVGVALVQFWPDYVHIGIIAGIFFLGQFLEGNILQPRLVGKSVGLHPVWLMFALLAFGALFGFVGLLVAVPCAAAIGVLVRFGIARYMDSQLYHGHRHIMTIDAAPKLPERERAE; translated from the coding sequence ATGGTCAATAAATTGAGCGGCAGCGGCCTGCAACGCCAGATCATCTTCTGGCTGCTTTTTCTTGCGGCCTTCATTGCCTTTCTGACGGTGTTTTCGACAATCCTCCTGCCGTTCATTGCCGGCATGGCGCTTGCCTACTTTCTCGATCCGGTGGCCGATCGTCTGCAAAAGCTTGGCTTGAGCCGCCTGATGGCGACCGTCGTCATTCTCGTCGGTTTCATTGTCGTCTTCGCCTTGTCTCTTGTCGTCATCATTCCGATCGTCTTTACCCAGGCCGCCGATTTCATTCAAAAGATGCCCGGCTATGTCGGCAAGCTGCAGGCCTTCGTCACCAGCCCGCGGGCCGGCTGGCTGCCGGACTGGATCGCCGGGCAGATGGACACGATCAAGCAGAATTCGGCCAAGCTTCTGGAGCAGGGCGCCGGCTTTCTGGGCACGCTGTTTCAGCAGTTGTGGAATTCGGGCATGGCGTTGCTCGACATCGTTTCGATCTTCGTGGTCACGCCGGTCGTCGCCTTCTATCTGCTGCTCGACTGGGACCGAATGGTTGAAAAGGTTGACAGCTGGGTGCCCAGGGATCATGTGGCGACCGTTCGACAGATTGCCCGCGACATGGACCTCACCATTGCCGGATTCGTGCGGGGGCAGGGGTCCCTTTGCATCATTCTCGGGATGTTCTACGGGATCGCGCTGTCCTTCGCCGGGCTGAATTTCGGCCTCCTGATCGGCCTGTTCGCCGGCATGATCAGCTTCGTCCCCTATGTCGGCTCGGTCGTCGGTCTCGTTCTTGCGGTCGGCGTGGCGCTGGTCCAGTTCTGGCCGGACTATGTCCATATCGGCATCATCGCCGGTATCTTCTTTCTGGGCCAGTTTCTGGAAGGCAACATTCTTCAGCCACGCCTCGTCGGCAAGAGCGTTGGGTTGCATCCGGTCTGGCTGATGTTCGCGCTTCTTGCGTTCGGCGCCCTGTTTGGTTTCGTCGGCCTTCTTGTCGCCGTGCCCTGTGCAGCGGCGATCGGCGTGCTGGTCCGCTTCGGCATCGCGCGCTATATGGACAGCCAGCTGTACCACGGGCATCGTCACATCATGACCATCGATGCCGCGCCGAAACTGCCAGAGCGTGAACGCGCCGAGTAA